From Oryza brachyantha chromosome 9, ObraRS2, whole genome shotgun sequence, a single genomic window includes:
- the LOC102703998 gene encoding PRELI domain containing protein 3A-like encodes MVVSYTQEHVYRHPWHRVTAAAWRKFTDADARAAPLSHILEVHTLSRRVDAREGRIHAVRAIAGRAPPLPLLLRGLASSATDVVLCVEHTVVDGPARAMRVVSRNANLRGLVHVEETCSYRPHPDRPDEWTLFRQETSIRCAPLASVAAWAAETVERRCAERFTQNASRGREVVERICERLALADGDRSVRPM; translated from the coding sequence ATGGTGGTGTCGTACACGCAGGAGCACGTGTACCGCCACCCGTGGCACCGGGTGACCGCCGCGGCGTGGCGCAAGTTCACGGACGCGGACGCCCGGGCGGCGCCGCTGTCGCACATCCTCGAGGTGCACACGCTCTCCCGCCGCGTGGACGCGCGGGAGGGGCGCATCCACGCCGTCCGCGCCATCGCGGggcgggcgccgccgctcccgctcctcctccgcggcctCGCCTCCTCAGCCACCGACGTGGTGTTGTGCGTCGAGCACACCGTCGTGGACGGGCCCGCGCGCGCCATGCGGGTGGTCTCCCGCAACGCCAACCTCCGGGGGCTGGTGCACGTGGAGGAGACCTGCAGCTACCGCCCGCACCCGGACCGGCCCGACGAGTGGACGCTGTTCCGGCAGGAGACGAGCATCCGGTGCGCGCCGCTCGCGTCCGTGGCGGCCTgggcggcggagacggtggAGCGGCGTTGCGCGGAGAGGTTCACGCAGAACGCGTCCCGGGGGAGGGAGGTCGTCGAGAGGATCTGCGAGCGCCTCGCGCTTGCCGATGGCGACCGCTCGGTCCGACCGATGTAG